The Gemmatimonas sp. UBA7669 genome contains the following window.
CCAGTGTCGGCGGTAATTCGCCTTGAAGACCGTACCCGCGGTTGGGCGAAAGCTGAGTCCCGGCACGATGGCGGTCACCTCGTCGAAGATCCGTTGTCCCGTGGAGCTGAACGTGCCAACGTTGTAGTCGACATGCTCCAGTCGTAGCGCGGCACTGAGCGTCGCATTCTGCAGGCCCAGCACGCGCGTCCGCCACACCGGGACGACCACGTCGACGTGCCCGCCCCACTGCCGCGCACCAAACAGCTCCGCCAGATCGGCTGGTACGTCGACTCGCGTGACCGCAAACTCACCACGGATGCTGATCGCCCGCAGCACGGTGTTGAAGTCGACGGCGGTGATCGAGAGCCGGCGCTGCGCATCGAGCGTCTCACCTTCGGATTTGAATGTGTTGTACACCGCGCCATAGTGGGAGACGCCGATCTCGCCAAGCCGCCGCTGTTGCAGTGCGACACGTCCGGAGAGTGCGGGAGAGCCGTTGTTGTCCCCGGCAAACTGTAGGTCGCGCTTGCCGGCTGACAGCAGTGTTCGGCCGGCGTCATTGAGGATCACGCCGTCGCCAAGCCCGTTCGTCAGATACGCGTCGTAGGTGAGCGTCATGCCGCGCGCGCGCCCACCCACCAGAACACGGCCGTTCGCGCCGAAGCCGACTTCCGACAACGTCGACGGAATGATCTCCGTGGACACGAGTGGCCGGTCGATGAATTCCCAACGCGGACTGTCGTGGTTGAGATTGAACGCGCCAATCGGCGGCAGCAGGACGCCGGCACGCAGGACCAACGCGGGGTCGATCTGAAAATCGAGTTGCGCGGTCTCGATGGCGATCTCCTCTGTTCCGTGCTCGAACTCCAGCTCCGAGAGGAACCGCAGGCGTCGACCCACTGGCGCAAACAGAAAGATGTTGAATCGACGGAGCTCCATCGAGAACCCCTCCCCGACGCCATCCTCGACGAAGTAGTTCGTGTTCGCCTCGGCGTAGCCACCGATGCTGGTGCGACCGACCGACGTGATGAACGGTCGGTTGTACACTGCACCTTGAACCAGCACAGTGTCCGGCGGTGCTTGACGCGGTGGCGCTGGCGGCTGAATACGCGCGGAATCGGCGCGGACTGAATCGACCTGCGCCTGTGCGCTCGTGGCGAAACCAAGTGTGGCGACGAAGAGTGCGATCAGATGGTTCACGCGCATCGGTTCTCCTCAGCGGGCGGAAGCTGGATGTAGATGTTCACGGCATCCACGCTGACCTGATATCTCACGAGCGGCTGCTCGGTGGGGCCCTGCAGCACGGCACCCGCGAACGTGTATTCGCTGCCGTGGCAGGGGCAGGACAACCGGTCGGCGGTCGGCTCGACCTGACATCCCCGATGCATGCAGCGAGTCGAGACGGCCGAGAAGTGTTCCGAGCCGCCGGTCACCGCATCACTTCGCAAATACAGAGGCAGTTCCGTTCCGGGAATCTCAACGAGTACGCCGCTACCGCCAGACAGCTCCGACCGCGGTACCGTGAGACGATCTCCAACGCGTGTGGTCGGCACGTAGCGCGTGCGGGCCGCGCGCGCCGCGCCACACGCGCTGAGCATGACCGGGAGGGCGCCGCACAGCGCGACGGCAATGACGCCATCAGACAGCTGCTCCACCTGATGGAGAAACTGTCGCCGGTTCAGGTTGTTGCGTGCATTGTCGCTCATAGTGACCTCAGGTACGCGAGTAGACGTTCCTGATCAGCGGGAGACAATCGGTCGAACGCCGCTCGACTTCTTGACCCCTCGCCGCCATGAAACCGGATTGCTTCACGAAGGGTTTTCGCTCGGCCGTCATGCAGCAGAAAAGAGGTGCCGCCCTGCGCGCGCTCAGCGAGTCCGATGCCCCAGAGCGGTGCGGTCCGCCATTCCGCCGGCAGGGCGTCGCCCTCCGTGTAGCCATCGTCCAGCTCGGGCCCCATGTCGTGGAGGAGCAAGTCGGTGTACGGGTGAAACTCAACCCGGCTCAACGCGGCGATATCGGATTGGCCCGTTCGGAGTGTGGCCACGTGGCAGCCGACGCATCCGACTCCAGCGAACAGTTGCCCTCCCGCCACAACGTCGGGATTGTCGGCGCGCCGACGCGGCGGCGGCCGCAGCGTGCGCAAATAGAAGACGACGCTATTCAGCACGCCTGACGTTACTTCGGGATCAGCCACGTTGTCGCCGGCGAACGCGCCGACCTGCCGATTAAACACGTCCTTGGGAACGAAGTCAGTCGTGAGCCCCATGTCCTCCGAGTACGCGAATGCCGTTTGATGCAGCAGATTGATCGTGCGTGCCTTCTTGCCAAACCGGCCGATATACTGGCCGTTCAGGGCGAGATGACGTGTCGCAGGACCTGTGCGCACCAGCGTTTCCACCGACACGATGTCGGCAATGAAATCCGATGAATCGACAAAGCTGACGCGTCCGGAAATACCATCGCCGTTCGCGTCGTTCGGATCGGCGATGGCGAGAATCGTGGCATCGTCGACGGACTCGAGGAGCCCAAGACCACTGACGGCAGGCGGGTTGAATCTGGCCACGGCCGTCACGCCCGCCGGTAGCACCTCGGCCAGGTAATTCAGTATGGCGCGGTTCTGAAGCTGCGGCCCACCATGCGCGAGCATGGGATCGAATGCGCCATCTACGGTGCGGCCGAAACGGGTGATGTCGAACAGAGGATGTCCTTTGCCGTCGCCGACGTGGCAGGCCTCGCACGACTGCGCGATGAACAGCGGGCCAAGCCCGTCCGCCAGGGCAAACCGCCGCGCGAACTCGAGATCACCACGGACAAACGCAGCGCGTTGCTGGGGCGACAAGCCATCGATGGGGCCTTCAAGCGCCTCATCGCCCGCTGGAAGCGGAGGAAGCAGTGGTTCGCCGCAGCTGGTCACGGTGGTGGCGAACACAACGACGACGAAGGCCTTCGACCAGCCGAGAGAGAGGCGCACGAAGTTCCTCGACGAGGTAAGAGATGGACGCGCCGCGCGCAGGAGATCGCATCGCAGACTTTCGATTAACAACACTTCTAAATTAGTCTTGCCTAATTTTAATGCAAGGCGCAGCCAGACGCTCCTCCGACTCGCTCGACGGTGTTGCCTCTAGCGTGCCGTCGCCGAGTCGGCTGCCCTCAAAGTCGCAAGTGAATCCGCGCGCGCGTCCTCCTCGGCCTCCTTCGCCAACTCCACCTTGAGGCGACCCATCTGCGTGAGTCCGATGCGGCGGCCGATCCCGGTCGGATCCACCCCGTACTCGGCCGGCAGCACGACCGTCACCGTGAGCACCACGGCGACGGCCACTGCGACCAGCGATACCCGGCCCAGCGAATCGGTCGGCATCACATCTTCTTCAATTCGGAGAACTGCCCCGACGCCTTGACCGTGACGGTCACCGGCTTCTCTCCGTTGTTGCGCCACGACCAGCCGTGCACGCCGTCGAACACCGCCTCAATGCTGCCTTTCTCGGCGGCCGATGACCCGCGCTGATACGTGTGCGCCTTGACGCTCGGATCGTTCGGAACTTCAGCGTGCAGATTGTAGCCCACCTCGCCGCCGTTGGTCTTCCAATCGTACTCGGCCTTCTGACCCTTCTTCATCACCAGCTTCACTTCGATCCGCTTCGTAGGTTCGATCGTCACCGTCATGGAATCGCGACGCGTCTGGACGACCTGTGTTGCAGGAGGCGTGGCCGCCGACAGCGACGGTGAGGAGGACACGATAAGCGCGGCGGTGAGCACCGTCGCAATGGAGAGCGTACGAACGCGAGCGGAGCGGGAAATACGAATCATGGTCGGGGTCAGGTGCGAGTGGTGAAATAACCCGTGAGCTGGTAGCCCACGAGCAGGAGTCCTGCGGACAACAACACCATGTTGGCGGCGAATCCGCCTCGCTCAAAGGAAGGCGAGCGACGCCAGTAGCTCATGGCGATCAGCACGCCCGTCAGCGCGAGCAACTGTCCCGTCTCGACGCCCACATTGAACGCGAGCAGATTCGCCAGCAACCCTTTGGGGTCCATGTCGAAGTCGAGCAACTTGGTGGCCAATCCGAATCCGTGGAACAGTCCGAACACGAACGTCGCGGCGCGAGCGTTCGGCTGCACGCCGAACCACCGCGGAAACGCGCCCACATTGTCGAGCGCCTTATACACGACCGAGAACCCGATGATGGCATCGATCAGGTATGGGCTGACACTCACCTTCATCAGCACGCCGAGAATGAGCGTGCTGGAATGGCCGACGGCGAAGAGCGTCACATACGTCGCGATATCCTTGAGCCGATACAGGTAGAAGATGACGCCGCACAGAAACAGCAGATGGTCGTAGCCGGTGACCATGTGCTTGGCGCCGAGATACAGGAACGGGACGATCCGCACACCGAACGTTTCCTGGATATATCCCTTATCACCGGCCGACACGCCGTGGGCGAAGGCTGGTCCAGCCGTCAGGACCACCAGCAGCAGAGCCGGAACAAGGTGCGCGATGAGGAATCGCGTGGCACGCCAGCGAGTGACATGCGATCGCGTCGAGGTCGCGGTGTCGTCCTCGAAGCGCCTCACTCGCCCTCCCGTGCGTTGCGAATCGCGGCCAGAATCGCGATAGCGTTGCCCACGACTACGCGTGCACTCGTGGCATCGAATCCGTCGGCGAGCTCAATGCCGACAAAACCGCCCTGCTCTGCCCGACGACGCACGCGTTCGAGGCGGAACGCGTGTTCCGTAGCGGACGTCCCGGTTTCGATGATGATGTAGTCGTTTCCCTCGAACTGCACGACCGCCGTGGCGGGCACCGCAAGCATCTCCTCCCCGCCGGCTTCCAGCCCCGCCTTCACGTACATGCCGGGGCGGAGGCCGCGGGCGCTCCGGGCGTCCAGATGTCCGTGCACGGGAAAGACGCGATCCTCACCGGTGGCCTGTCCCACGAGAAACACTCGAGCCGTCCGGTCCATCGTCGGCTCATCGGCCGTACCGAAGCGCACGGTCTGGCCAACGCGCACGCGATCGAGGTCGCGCGCGTAGACGTTGAGCGCGAGATGGAGGTCTGTGGTGCCGATGATCTCGAAGAGGACATCGGTTGGCGCGACATGCTGTCCGATACTGACGTTGCTGCGCTTGATGTAGCCGCCAATGGGGGCGTACAGATTCGCGGCGGGAGCAATGCGGCCGCTGTCGACCGCGCTGCGTGGGATGCCCGCCTGCCGCATCTTCTGTTCGAGGCCCGCAATGCGCGCTTGCATGATGGCCCGCTCCGACGCCACCTGCTGGAAGGTCTTGGCCGCATTCACGTTGTCGCGACGCAATTGCTCCTGACGCGCATAGTCCTGCTCGAGAAAGAGCATGCGCCCTTTGCTCTCCAGATAGTCCTGCTGTAGCTGCGTGAACTCAGGACTCTCGAGCGTCGCAAGCAGCTGGCCTTTGCGGACCGGCATTCCGGGAAGC
Protein-coding sequences here:
- a CDS encoding efflux RND transporter periplasmic adaptor subunit codes for the protein MPSISRAVAASASVPPSHRPRGAALLLLALSACGGGKAATSDSSAPATAARADSAAPAATATFTDQQYRLAAITLGKLERRKLSAVISLNGLIDVEPSGMAVVSAPLGGYVRTAGLLPGMPVRKGQLLATLESPEFTQLQQDYLESKGRMLFLEQDYARQEQLRRDNVNAAKTFQQVASERAIMQARIAGLEQKMRQAGIPRSAVDSGRIAPAANLYAPIGGYIKRSNVSIGQHVAPTDVLFEIIGTTDLHLALNVYARDLDRVRVGQTVRFGTADEPTMDRTARVFLVGQATGEDRVFPVHGHLDARSARGLRPGMYVKAGLEAGGEEMLAVPATAVVQFEGNDYIIIETGTSATEHAFRLERVRRRAEQGGFVGIELADGFDATSARVVVGNAIAILAAIRNAREGE
- a CDS encoding di-heme oxidoredictase family protein; this translates as MRLSLGWSKAFVVVVFATTVTSCGEPLLPPLPAGDEALEGPIDGLSPQQRAAFVRGDLEFARRFALADGLGPLFIAQSCEACHVGDGKGHPLFDITRFGRTVDGAFDPMLAHGGPQLQNRAILNYLAEVLPAGVTAVARFNPPAVSGLGLLESVDDATILAIADPNDANGDGISGRVSFVDSSDFIADIVSVETLVRTGPATRHLALNGQYIGRFGKKARTINLLHQTAFAYSEDMGLTTDFVPKDVFNRQVGAFAGDNVADPEVTSGVLNSVVFYLRTLRPPPRRRADNPDVVAGGQLFAGVGCVGCHVATLRTGQSDIAALSRVEFHPYTDLLLHDMGPELDDGYTEGDALPAEWRTAPLWGIGLAERAQGGTSFLLHDGRAKTLREAIRFHGGEGSRSRAAFDRLSPADQERLLAYLRSL
- a CDS encoding HupE/UreJ family protein, translated to MAHLVPALLLVVLTAGPAFAHGVSAGDKGYIQETFGVRIVPFLYLGAKHMVTGYDHLLFLCGVIFYLYRLKDIATYVTLFAVGHSSTLILGVLMKVSVSPYLIDAIIGFSVVYKALDNVGAFPRWFGVQPNARAATFVFGLFHGFGLATKLLDFDMDPKGLLANLLAFNVGVETGQLLALTGVLIAMSYWRRSPSFERGGFAANMVLLSAGLLLVGYQLTGYFTTRT
- a CDS encoding ubiquinol-cytochrome c reductase iron-sulfur subunit, translated to MSDNARNNLNRRQFLHQVEQLSDGVIAVALCGALPVMLSACGAARAARTRYVPTTRVGDRLTVPRSELSGGSGVLVEIPGTELPLYLRSDAVTGGSEHFSAVSTRCMHRGCQVEPTADRLSCPCHGSEYTFAGAVLQGPTEQPLVRYQVSVDAVNIYIQLPPAEENRCA